In Ovis aries strain OAR_USU_Benz2616 breed Rambouillet chromosome 17, ARS-UI_Ramb_v3.0, whole genome shotgun sequence, the following proteins share a genomic window:
- the ARVCF gene encoding splicing regulator ARVCF isoform X8: MPAELRQEQSPGSQASLATMPEAPEVLEETVTVEEDPGTPTSHVSIVTSEDGTTRRTETKVTKTVKTVTTRTLRQVPVGPDGLPLLDGGPPLGPFTDGPLDRHFLLRGGGPAATASRTCLGGGGGFPEEPRDVPGYGSLSRGLGVRPPRGGPPGPGPGDGCFTLPGRREAFPAGPVPEPGPPAGRSQPERFQAEPYGLEDDARSLAAEEEGAPELEPEYGTAARRRPDCGRGLRARAYEDVADDGGDLMEERPPFLATAAPLAQPERGSLGSLERAARRSPSADSARKEPRWRDPELPEVLAMLRHPVDPVKANAAAYLQHLCFENEAVKRRVRQLRGLPLLVALLDHPRAEVRRRACGALRNLSYGRDADNKAAIRDCGGVPALVRLLRAARDSEVRELVTGTLWNLSSYEPLKMVIIDHGLQTLTHEVIVPSSGWEPEPNEDSKPRDAEWTTVFKNTSGCLRNVSSDGAEARRRLRECEGLVDALLHALQSAVGRKDTDNKSVENCVCIVRNLSYHVHKEVPGAERYQEAEPGPPGGSGSTQRRSREDAGCFGGKKAKEEWFHQGKRDGEMDQNSDTLDLPKRTEAAKGFELLYQPEVVRLYLSLLTESRNFNTLEAAAGALQNLSAGNWVWATYIRAAVRKERGLPVLVELLQSETDKVVRAVAIALRNLSLDRRNKDLIGSYAMAELVRNVRSAQAPTRPGARLEEDTVVAVLNTIHEIVSDSLDNARSLLQARGVPALVALGASSQSAREAKAASHVLQTVWSYKELRSALQKDGWSKARWQSAAANARGPKAAPSPGGLDDSTLPLVEKSLDGEKPGGQDMIPMEALGPADGYSTMDRRERRARGSDPAGEASEKEPLKPDPSRKAPPPGPSRPAVRLVDAVGDARPQPVDSWV; the protein is encoded by the exons ATGCCGGCCGAACTCAGACAG GAGCAGAGCCCGGGCAGCCAGGCCTCGCTGGCCACAATGCCGGAGGCGCCCGAGGTGCTGGAGGAGACCGTGACGGTGGAGGAGGACCCGGGCACACCCACCTCCCACGTGTCCATCGTCACGTCCGAAGACGGCACCACGCGCCGCACGGAGACCAAG GTCACCAAGACAGTCAAGACGGTGACCACGAGAACCCTGCGCCAGGTGCCCGTGGGCCCCGACGGCCTCCCCCTGCTGGACGGCGGGCCCCCGCTGGGCCCCTTCACCGACGGCCCCCTGGACCGGCACTTCCTGCTGCGCGGGGGCGGCCCGGCGGCCACGGCCTCCCGCACCTgcctcggcggcggcggcggctttCCCGAGGAGCCCCGCGACGTCCCCGGCTACGGAAGCCTGTCTCGAGGGCTGGGCGTCCGGCCCCCACGCGGAGGACCCCCGGGCCCGGGCCCCGGCGATGGCTGCTTCACCCTGCCCGGCCGGCGGGAGGCCTTCCCCGCGGGGCCGGTGCCGGAGCCGGGGCCGCCGGCCGGCCGCTCGCAACCCGAGCGGTTCCAGGCAGAGCCGTACGGCTTGGAGGACGACGCTCGCAGCCTGGCCGCCGAGGAAGAAGGGGCGCCGGAGCTGGAGCCGGAGTACGGCACCGCCGCGCGGAGGAGGCCGGACTGTGGGCGGGGCCTGCGCGCCAG GGCCTACGAGGACGTGGCAGACGACGGCGGCGACCTGATGGAGGAGCGACCGCCCTTCCTGGCCACCGCGGCGCCCCTGGCGCAGCCGGAACGCGGCAGCCTGGGCAGCCTGGAGCGGGCGGCGCGGCGCTCGCCCTCGGCGGACAGTGCCCGCAAGGAGCCGCGCTGGCGGGACCCCGAGCTGCCTGAGGTGCTTGCCATGCTGCGGCACCCTGTGGACCCCGTGAAGGCCAACGCGGCCGCCTACCTGCAGCACCTGTGCTTCGAGAACGAGGCCGTCAAGAGGCGCGTGCGGCAGCTGCGGGGGCTGCCGCTGCTCGTGGCCCTGCTGGACCACCCGCGCGCGGAGGTGCGGCGCCGGGCCTGCGGGGCGCTGCGGAACCTCTCCTACGGCAGGGACGCGGACAACAAGGCCGCCATCCGGGACTGCGGCGGAGTGCCCGCCCTGGTGCGCCTGCTGCGGGCCGCGCGGGACAGCGAAGTCCGCGAGCTCGTCACAG GCACGCTCTGGAACCTGTCATCCTACGAGCCCCTGAAGATGGTCATCATCGACCATGGCCTGCAGACGCTGACCCACGAGGTCATCGTGCCGAGCTCGGGCTGGGAGCCGGAGCCCAATGAGGACTCCAAGCCGCGGGACGCCGAATGGACGACCGTCTTCAAGAACACGTCAGGCTGCCTGAG GAACGTGAGCTCGGATGGCGCAGAGGCCCGACGGCGGCTCCGCGAATGTGAGGGGCTGGTGGATGCCCTGCTGCACGCCCTGCAGTCGGCCGTGGGCAGGAAGGACACGGACAACAAG TCGGTGGAAAACTGCGTGTGCATCGTCCGGAACCTCTCCTACCACGTGCACAAGGAGGTGCCGGGGGCCGAGAGGTACCAGGAAGCCGAGCCCGGGCCCCCGGGTGGTTCCGGGAGCACCCAGCGCCGGAGCAGGGAGGACGCCGGCTGCTTCGGTGGCAAGAAGGCCAAAG AAGAGTGGTTCCATCAAG GGAAGCGGGATGGGGAGATGGACCAGAACTCGGACACCCTGGACCTGCCCAAGCGCACTGAGGCTGCCAAGG GCTTCGAGCTGCTGTACCAGCCCGAGGTGGTGCGTCTCTACCTGTCCCTCCTGACGGAGAGCCGCAACTTCAACACCCTGGAGGCCGCGGCCGGCGCCCTGCAGAACCTCAGCGCCGGGAACTGGGTG TGGGCCACGTACATCCGCGCCGCGGTGCGCAAGGAGCGCGGGCTGCCGGTGCTCGTGGAGCTGCTGCAGTCGGAGACCGACAAGGTGGTGCGCGCCGTCGCCATCGCCCTGCGCAACCTCTCGCTCGACCGACGCAACAAGGACCTTATCG GGAGCTACGCCATGGCCGAGCTCGTGCGAAACGTGCGCAGCGCGCAGGCGCCCACCCGGCCCGGTGCCCGCCTGGAAGAGGATACAGTGGTGGCCGTGCTCAACACCATTCACGAGATCGTGTCCGACAGTCTGGACAACGCGCGCTCCCTGCTGCAAGCTCGCGGCGTGCCCGCGCTGGTGGCACTGGGCGCCTCCAG CCAATCGGCGCGCGAGGCGAAGGCCGCGTCGCACGTGCTGCAGACGGTGTGGAGCTACAAGGAGCTGCGAAGCGCCCTGCAGAAGGACGGCTGGAGCAAGGCGCGCTGGCAG TCAGCCGCTGCTAATGCCAGAGGCCCCAAGGCAGCCCCGAGTCCGGGAGGCTTGGACGACAGCACGCTGCCGCTGGTGGAAAAGAGCCTGG ACGGTGAGAAGCCAGGCGGCCAGGACATGATTCCCATGGAGGCACTCGGTCCAG cAGACGGCTACTCCACCATGGACAGGCGGGAGCGCAGGGCTCGAGGCAGTGACCCCGCGGGGGAGGCCTCTGAGAAGGAGCCGTTGAAA CCCGACCCCAGCAGGAAGGCTCCTCCGCCCGGGCCCAGCAGGCCTGCGGTCAGGCTGGTGGACGCTGTGGGGGACGCCAGGCCTCAGCCTGTCGACTCCTGGGTCTAG
- the ARVCF gene encoding splicing regulator ARVCF isoform X9, giving the protein MPAELRQEQSPGSQASLATMPEAPEVLEETVTVEEDPGTPTSHVSIVTSEDGTTRRTETKVTKTVKTVTTRTLRQVPVGPDGLPLLDGGPPLGPFTDGPLDRHFLLRGGGPAATASRTCLGGGGGFPEEPRDVPGYGSLSRGLGVRPPRGGPPGPGPGDGCFTLPGRREAFPAGPVPEPGPPAGRSQPERFQAEPYGLEDDARSLAAEEEGAPELEPEYGTAARRRPDCGRGLRARAYEDVADDGGDLMEERPPFLATAAPLAQPERGSLGSLERAARRSPSADSARKEPRWRDPELPEVLAMLRHPVDPVKANAAAYLQHLCFENEAVKRRVRQLRGLPLLVALLDHPRAEVRRRACGALRNLSYGRDADNKAAIRDCGGVPALVRLLRAARDSEVRELVTGTLWNLSSYEPLKMVIIDHGLQTLTHEVIVPSSGWEPEPNEDSKPRDAEWTTVFKNTSGCLRNVSSDGAEARRRLRECEGLVDALLHALQSAVGRKDTDNKSVENCVCIVRNLSYHVHKEVPGAERYQEAEPGPPGGSGSTQRRSREDAGCFGGKKAKEEWFHQGKRDGEMDQNSDTLDLPKRTEAAKGFELLYQPEVVRLYLSLLTESRNFNTLEAAAGALQNLSAGNWVWATYIRAAVRKERGLPVLVELLQSETDKVVRAVAIALRNLSLDRRNKDLIGSYAMAELVRNVRSAQAPTRPGARLEEDTVVAVLNTIHEIVSDSLDNARSLLQARGVPALVALGASSQSAREAKAASHVLQTVWSYKELRSALQKDGWSKARWQSAAANARGPKAAPSPGGLDDSTLPLVEKSLDGEKPGGQDMIPMEALGPDGYSTMDRRERRARGSDPAGEASEKEPLKPDPSRKAPPPGPSRPAVRLVDAVGDARPQPVDSWV; this is encoded by the exons ATGCCGGCCGAACTCAGACAG GAGCAGAGCCCGGGCAGCCAGGCCTCGCTGGCCACAATGCCGGAGGCGCCCGAGGTGCTGGAGGAGACCGTGACGGTGGAGGAGGACCCGGGCACACCCACCTCCCACGTGTCCATCGTCACGTCCGAAGACGGCACCACGCGCCGCACGGAGACCAAG GTCACCAAGACAGTCAAGACGGTGACCACGAGAACCCTGCGCCAGGTGCCCGTGGGCCCCGACGGCCTCCCCCTGCTGGACGGCGGGCCCCCGCTGGGCCCCTTCACCGACGGCCCCCTGGACCGGCACTTCCTGCTGCGCGGGGGCGGCCCGGCGGCCACGGCCTCCCGCACCTgcctcggcggcggcggcggctttCCCGAGGAGCCCCGCGACGTCCCCGGCTACGGAAGCCTGTCTCGAGGGCTGGGCGTCCGGCCCCCACGCGGAGGACCCCCGGGCCCGGGCCCCGGCGATGGCTGCTTCACCCTGCCCGGCCGGCGGGAGGCCTTCCCCGCGGGGCCGGTGCCGGAGCCGGGGCCGCCGGCCGGCCGCTCGCAACCCGAGCGGTTCCAGGCAGAGCCGTACGGCTTGGAGGACGACGCTCGCAGCCTGGCCGCCGAGGAAGAAGGGGCGCCGGAGCTGGAGCCGGAGTACGGCACCGCCGCGCGGAGGAGGCCGGACTGTGGGCGGGGCCTGCGCGCCAG GGCCTACGAGGACGTGGCAGACGACGGCGGCGACCTGATGGAGGAGCGACCGCCCTTCCTGGCCACCGCGGCGCCCCTGGCGCAGCCGGAACGCGGCAGCCTGGGCAGCCTGGAGCGGGCGGCGCGGCGCTCGCCCTCGGCGGACAGTGCCCGCAAGGAGCCGCGCTGGCGGGACCCCGAGCTGCCTGAGGTGCTTGCCATGCTGCGGCACCCTGTGGACCCCGTGAAGGCCAACGCGGCCGCCTACCTGCAGCACCTGTGCTTCGAGAACGAGGCCGTCAAGAGGCGCGTGCGGCAGCTGCGGGGGCTGCCGCTGCTCGTGGCCCTGCTGGACCACCCGCGCGCGGAGGTGCGGCGCCGGGCCTGCGGGGCGCTGCGGAACCTCTCCTACGGCAGGGACGCGGACAACAAGGCCGCCATCCGGGACTGCGGCGGAGTGCCCGCCCTGGTGCGCCTGCTGCGGGCCGCGCGGGACAGCGAAGTCCGCGAGCTCGTCACAG GCACGCTCTGGAACCTGTCATCCTACGAGCCCCTGAAGATGGTCATCATCGACCATGGCCTGCAGACGCTGACCCACGAGGTCATCGTGCCGAGCTCGGGCTGGGAGCCGGAGCCCAATGAGGACTCCAAGCCGCGGGACGCCGAATGGACGACCGTCTTCAAGAACACGTCAGGCTGCCTGAG GAACGTGAGCTCGGATGGCGCAGAGGCCCGACGGCGGCTCCGCGAATGTGAGGGGCTGGTGGATGCCCTGCTGCACGCCCTGCAGTCGGCCGTGGGCAGGAAGGACACGGACAACAAG TCGGTGGAAAACTGCGTGTGCATCGTCCGGAACCTCTCCTACCACGTGCACAAGGAGGTGCCGGGGGCCGAGAGGTACCAGGAAGCCGAGCCCGGGCCCCCGGGTGGTTCCGGGAGCACCCAGCGCCGGAGCAGGGAGGACGCCGGCTGCTTCGGTGGCAAGAAGGCCAAAG AAGAGTGGTTCCATCAAG GGAAGCGGGATGGGGAGATGGACCAGAACTCGGACACCCTGGACCTGCCCAAGCGCACTGAGGCTGCCAAGG GCTTCGAGCTGCTGTACCAGCCCGAGGTGGTGCGTCTCTACCTGTCCCTCCTGACGGAGAGCCGCAACTTCAACACCCTGGAGGCCGCGGCCGGCGCCCTGCAGAACCTCAGCGCCGGGAACTGGGTG TGGGCCACGTACATCCGCGCCGCGGTGCGCAAGGAGCGCGGGCTGCCGGTGCTCGTGGAGCTGCTGCAGTCGGAGACCGACAAGGTGGTGCGCGCCGTCGCCATCGCCCTGCGCAACCTCTCGCTCGACCGACGCAACAAGGACCTTATCG GGAGCTACGCCATGGCCGAGCTCGTGCGAAACGTGCGCAGCGCGCAGGCGCCCACCCGGCCCGGTGCCCGCCTGGAAGAGGATACAGTGGTGGCCGTGCTCAACACCATTCACGAGATCGTGTCCGACAGTCTGGACAACGCGCGCTCCCTGCTGCAAGCTCGCGGCGTGCCCGCGCTGGTGGCACTGGGCGCCTCCAG CCAATCGGCGCGCGAGGCGAAGGCCGCGTCGCACGTGCTGCAGACGGTGTGGAGCTACAAGGAGCTGCGAAGCGCCCTGCAGAAGGACGGCTGGAGCAAGGCGCGCTGGCAG TCAGCCGCTGCTAATGCCAGAGGCCCCAAGGCAGCCCCGAGTCCGGGAGGCTTGGACGACAGCACGCTGCCGCTGGTGGAAAAGAGCCTGG ACGGTGAGAAGCCAGGCGGCCAGGACATGATTCCCATGGAGGCACTCGGTCCAG ACGGCTACTCCACCATGGACAGGCGGGAGCGCAGGGCTCGAGGCAGTGACCCCGCGGGGGAGGCCTCTGAGAAGGAGCCGTTGAAA CCCGACCCCAGCAGGAAGGCTCCTCCGCCCGGGCCCAGCAGGCCTGCGGTCAGGCTGGTGGACGCTGTGGGGGACGCCAGGCCTCAGCCTGTCGACTCCTGGGTCTAG
- the ARVCF gene encoding splicing regulator ARVCF isoform X1, producing the protein MEDCSVRSAATILASVREQEARFELLTRALEQERRHVALQLERAQQPGTGGGQSLPMAWQQLVLQEQSPGSQASLATMPEAPEVLEETVTVEEDPGTPTSHVSIVTSEDGTTRRTETKVTKTVKTVTTRTLRQVPVGPDGLPLLDGGPPLGPFTDGPLDRHFLLRGGGPAATASRTCLGGGGGFPEEPRDVPGYGSLSRGLGVRPPRGGPPGPGPGDGCFTLPGRREAFPAGPVPEPGPPAGRSQPERFQAEPYGLEDDARSLAAEEEGAPELEPEYGTAARRRPDCGRGLRARAYEDVADDGGDLMEERPPFLATAAPLAQPERGSLGSLERAARRSPSADSARKEPRWRDPELPEVLAMLRHPVDPVKANAAAYLQHLCFENEAVKRRVRQLRGLPLLVALLDHPRAEVRRRACGALRNLSYGRDADNKAAIRDCGGVPALVRLLRAARDSEVRELVTGTLWNLSSYEPLKMVIIDHGLQTLTHEVIVPSSGWEPEPNEDSKPRDAEWTTVFKNTSGCLRNVSSDGAEARRRLRECEGLVDALLHALQSAVGRKDTDNKSVENCVCIVRNLSYHVHKEVPGAERYQEAEPGPPGGSGSTQRRSREDAGCFGGKKAKEEWFHQGKRDGEMDQNSDTLDLPKRTEAAKGFELLYQPEVVRLYLSLLTESRNFNTLEAAAGALQNLSAGNWVWATYIRAAVRKERGLPVLVELLQSETDKVVRAVAIALRNLSLDRRNKDLIGSYAMAELVRNVRSAQAPTRPGARLEEDTVVAVLNTIHEIVSDSLDNARSLLQARGVPALVALGASSQSAREAKAASHVLQTVWSYKELRSALQKDGWSKARWQSAAANARGPKAAPSPGGLDDSTLPLVEKSLDGEKPGGQDMIPMEALGPADGYSTMDRRERRARGSDPAGEASEKEPLKPDPSRKAPPPGPSRPAVRLVDAVGDARPQPVDSWV; encoded by the exons ATGGAGGACTGCAGTGTGCGCTCAGCCGCCACCATCCTGGCCTCGGTGAGAGAGCAGGAGGCCCGCTTCGAGCTGCTGACGCGGGCGCTGGAGCAGGAGCGGCGCCATGTCGCCCTGCAGCTGGAGCGAGCCCAGCAGCCTGGCACAGGTGGCGGGCAGTCCCTGCCCATGGCCTGGCAACAGCTGGTTCTGCAG GAGCAGAGCCCGGGCAGCCAGGCCTCGCTGGCCACAATGCCGGAGGCGCCCGAGGTGCTGGAGGAGACCGTGACGGTGGAGGAGGACCCGGGCACACCCACCTCCCACGTGTCCATCGTCACGTCCGAAGACGGCACCACGCGCCGCACGGAGACCAAG GTCACCAAGACAGTCAAGACGGTGACCACGAGAACCCTGCGCCAGGTGCCCGTGGGCCCCGACGGCCTCCCCCTGCTGGACGGCGGGCCCCCGCTGGGCCCCTTCACCGACGGCCCCCTGGACCGGCACTTCCTGCTGCGCGGGGGCGGCCCGGCGGCCACGGCCTCCCGCACCTgcctcggcggcggcggcggctttCCCGAGGAGCCCCGCGACGTCCCCGGCTACGGAAGCCTGTCTCGAGGGCTGGGCGTCCGGCCCCCACGCGGAGGACCCCCGGGCCCGGGCCCCGGCGATGGCTGCTTCACCCTGCCCGGCCGGCGGGAGGCCTTCCCCGCGGGGCCGGTGCCGGAGCCGGGGCCGCCGGCCGGCCGCTCGCAACCCGAGCGGTTCCAGGCAGAGCCGTACGGCTTGGAGGACGACGCTCGCAGCCTGGCCGCCGAGGAAGAAGGGGCGCCGGAGCTGGAGCCGGAGTACGGCACCGCCGCGCGGAGGAGGCCGGACTGTGGGCGGGGCCTGCGCGCCAG GGCCTACGAGGACGTGGCAGACGACGGCGGCGACCTGATGGAGGAGCGACCGCCCTTCCTGGCCACCGCGGCGCCCCTGGCGCAGCCGGAACGCGGCAGCCTGGGCAGCCTGGAGCGGGCGGCGCGGCGCTCGCCCTCGGCGGACAGTGCCCGCAAGGAGCCGCGCTGGCGGGACCCCGAGCTGCCTGAGGTGCTTGCCATGCTGCGGCACCCTGTGGACCCCGTGAAGGCCAACGCGGCCGCCTACCTGCAGCACCTGTGCTTCGAGAACGAGGCCGTCAAGAGGCGCGTGCGGCAGCTGCGGGGGCTGCCGCTGCTCGTGGCCCTGCTGGACCACCCGCGCGCGGAGGTGCGGCGCCGGGCCTGCGGGGCGCTGCGGAACCTCTCCTACGGCAGGGACGCGGACAACAAGGCCGCCATCCGGGACTGCGGCGGAGTGCCCGCCCTGGTGCGCCTGCTGCGGGCCGCGCGGGACAGCGAAGTCCGCGAGCTCGTCACAG GCACGCTCTGGAACCTGTCATCCTACGAGCCCCTGAAGATGGTCATCATCGACCATGGCCTGCAGACGCTGACCCACGAGGTCATCGTGCCGAGCTCGGGCTGGGAGCCGGAGCCCAATGAGGACTCCAAGCCGCGGGACGCCGAATGGACGACCGTCTTCAAGAACACGTCAGGCTGCCTGAG GAACGTGAGCTCGGATGGCGCAGAGGCCCGACGGCGGCTCCGCGAATGTGAGGGGCTGGTGGATGCCCTGCTGCACGCCCTGCAGTCGGCCGTGGGCAGGAAGGACACGGACAACAAG TCGGTGGAAAACTGCGTGTGCATCGTCCGGAACCTCTCCTACCACGTGCACAAGGAGGTGCCGGGGGCCGAGAGGTACCAGGAAGCCGAGCCCGGGCCCCCGGGTGGTTCCGGGAGCACCCAGCGCCGGAGCAGGGAGGACGCCGGCTGCTTCGGTGGCAAGAAGGCCAAAG AAGAGTGGTTCCATCAAG GGAAGCGGGATGGGGAGATGGACCAGAACTCGGACACCCTGGACCTGCCCAAGCGCACTGAGGCTGCCAAGG GCTTCGAGCTGCTGTACCAGCCCGAGGTGGTGCGTCTCTACCTGTCCCTCCTGACGGAGAGCCGCAACTTCAACACCCTGGAGGCCGCGGCCGGCGCCCTGCAGAACCTCAGCGCCGGGAACTGGGTG TGGGCCACGTACATCCGCGCCGCGGTGCGCAAGGAGCGCGGGCTGCCGGTGCTCGTGGAGCTGCTGCAGTCGGAGACCGACAAGGTGGTGCGCGCCGTCGCCATCGCCCTGCGCAACCTCTCGCTCGACCGACGCAACAAGGACCTTATCG GGAGCTACGCCATGGCCGAGCTCGTGCGAAACGTGCGCAGCGCGCAGGCGCCCACCCGGCCCGGTGCCCGCCTGGAAGAGGATACAGTGGTGGCCGTGCTCAACACCATTCACGAGATCGTGTCCGACAGTCTGGACAACGCGCGCTCCCTGCTGCAAGCTCGCGGCGTGCCCGCGCTGGTGGCACTGGGCGCCTCCAG CCAATCGGCGCGCGAGGCGAAGGCCGCGTCGCACGTGCTGCAGACGGTGTGGAGCTACAAGGAGCTGCGAAGCGCCCTGCAGAAGGACGGCTGGAGCAAGGCGCGCTGGCAG TCAGCCGCTGCTAATGCCAGAGGCCCCAAGGCAGCCCCGAGTCCGGGAGGCTTGGACGACAGCACGCTGCCGCTGGTGGAAAAGAGCCTGG ACGGTGAGAAGCCAGGCGGCCAGGACATGATTCCCATGGAGGCACTCGGTCCAG cAGACGGCTACTCCACCATGGACAGGCGGGAGCGCAGGGCTCGAGGCAGTGACCCCGCGGGGGAGGCCTCTGAGAAGGAGCCGTTGAAA CCCGACCCCAGCAGGAAGGCTCCTCCGCCCGGGCCCAGCAGGCCTGCGGTCAGGCTGGTGGACGCTGTGGGGGACGCCAGGCCTCAGCCTGTCGACTCCTGGGTCTAG
- the ARVCF gene encoding splicing regulator ARVCF isoform X10 — translation MPAELRQEQSPGSQASLATMPEAPEVLEETVTVEEDPGTPTSHVSIVTSEDGTTRRTETKVTKTVKTVTTRTLRQVPVGPDGLPLLDGGPPLGPFTDGPLDRHFLLRGGGPAATASRTCLGGGGGFPEEPRDVPGYGSLSRGLGVRPPRGGPPGPGPGDGCFTLPGRREAFPAGPVPEPGPPAGRSQPERFQAEPYGLEDDARSLAAEEEGAPELEPEYGTAARRRPDCGRGLRARAYEDVADDGGDLMEERPPFLATAAPLAQPERGSLGSLERAARRSPSADSARKEPRWRDPELPEVLAMLRHPVDPVKANAAAYLQHLCFENEAVKRRVRQLRGLPLLVALLDHPRAEVRRRACGALRNLSYGRDADNKAAIRDCGGVPALVRLLRAARDSEVRELVTGTLWNLSSYEPLKMVIIDHGLQTLTHEVIVPSSGWEPEPNEDSKPRDAEWTTVFKNTSGCLRNVSSDGAEARRRLRECEGLVDALLHALQSAVGRKDTDNKSVENCVCIVRNLSYHVHKEVPGAERYQEAEPGPPGGSGSTQRRSREDAGCFGGKKAKGKRDGEMDQNSDTLDLPKRTEAAKGFELLYQPEVVRLYLSLLTESRNFNTLEAAAGALQNLSAGNWVWATYIRAAVRKERGLPVLVELLQSETDKVVRAVAIALRNLSLDRRNKDLIGSYAMAELVRNVRSAQAPTRPGARLEEDTVVAVLNTIHEIVSDSLDNARSLLQARGVPALVALGASSQSAREAKAASHVLQTVWSYKELRSALQKDGWSKARWQSAAANARGPKAAPSPGGLDDSTLPLVEKSLDGEKPGGQDMIPMEALGPDGYSTMDRRERRARGSDPAGEASEKEPLKPDPSRKAPPPGPSRPAVRLVDAVGDARPQPVDSWV, via the exons ATGCCGGCCGAACTCAGACAG GAGCAGAGCCCGGGCAGCCAGGCCTCGCTGGCCACAATGCCGGAGGCGCCCGAGGTGCTGGAGGAGACCGTGACGGTGGAGGAGGACCCGGGCACACCCACCTCCCACGTGTCCATCGTCACGTCCGAAGACGGCACCACGCGCCGCACGGAGACCAAG GTCACCAAGACAGTCAAGACGGTGACCACGAGAACCCTGCGCCAGGTGCCCGTGGGCCCCGACGGCCTCCCCCTGCTGGACGGCGGGCCCCCGCTGGGCCCCTTCACCGACGGCCCCCTGGACCGGCACTTCCTGCTGCGCGGGGGCGGCCCGGCGGCCACGGCCTCCCGCACCTgcctcggcggcggcggcggctttCCCGAGGAGCCCCGCGACGTCCCCGGCTACGGAAGCCTGTCTCGAGGGCTGGGCGTCCGGCCCCCACGCGGAGGACCCCCGGGCCCGGGCCCCGGCGATGGCTGCTTCACCCTGCCCGGCCGGCGGGAGGCCTTCCCCGCGGGGCCGGTGCCGGAGCCGGGGCCGCCGGCCGGCCGCTCGCAACCCGAGCGGTTCCAGGCAGAGCCGTACGGCTTGGAGGACGACGCTCGCAGCCTGGCCGCCGAGGAAGAAGGGGCGCCGGAGCTGGAGCCGGAGTACGGCACCGCCGCGCGGAGGAGGCCGGACTGTGGGCGGGGCCTGCGCGCCAG GGCCTACGAGGACGTGGCAGACGACGGCGGCGACCTGATGGAGGAGCGACCGCCCTTCCTGGCCACCGCGGCGCCCCTGGCGCAGCCGGAACGCGGCAGCCTGGGCAGCCTGGAGCGGGCGGCGCGGCGCTCGCCCTCGGCGGACAGTGCCCGCAAGGAGCCGCGCTGGCGGGACCCCGAGCTGCCTGAGGTGCTTGCCATGCTGCGGCACCCTGTGGACCCCGTGAAGGCCAACGCGGCCGCCTACCTGCAGCACCTGTGCTTCGAGAACGAGGCCGTCAAGAGGCGCGTGCGGCAGCTGCGGGGGCTGCCGCTGCTCGTGGCCCTGCTGGACCACCCGCGCGCGGAGGTGCGGCGCCGGGCCTGCGGGGCGCTGCGGAACCTCTCCTACGGCAGGGACGCGGACAACAAGGCCGCCATCCGGGACTGCGGCGGAGTGCCCGCCCTGGTGCGCCTGCTGCGGGCCGCGCGGGACAGCGAAGTCCGCGAGCTCGTCACAG GCACGCTCTGGAACCTGTCATCCTACGAGCCCCTGAAGATGGTCATCATCGACCATGGCCTGCAGACGCTGACCCACGAGGTCATCGTGCCGAGCTCGGGCTGGGAGCCGGAGCCCAATGAGGACTCCAAGCCGCGGGACGCCGAATGGACGACCGTCTTCAAGAACACGTCAGGCTGCCTGAG GAACGTGAGCTCGGATGGCGCAGAGGCCCGACGGCGGCTCCGCGAATGTGAGGGGCTGGTGGATGCCCTGCTGCACGCCCTGCAGTCGGCCGTGGGCAGGAAGGACACGGACAACAAG TCGGTGGAAAACTGCGTGTGCATCGTCCGGAACCTCTCCTACCACGTGCACAAGGAGGTGCCGGGGGCCGAGAGGTACCAGGAAGCCGAGCCCGGGCCCCCGGGTGGTTCCGGGAGCACCCAGCGCCGGAGCAGGGAGGACGCCGGCTGCTTCGGTGGCAAGAAGGCCAAAG GGAAGCGGGATGGGGAGATGGACCAGAACTCGGACACCCTGGACCTGCCCAAGCGCACTGAGGCTGCCAAGG GCTTCGAGCTGCTGTACCAGCCCGAGGTGGTGCGTCTCTACCTGTCCCTCCTGACGGAGAGCCGCAACTTCAACACCCTGGAGGCCGCGGCCGGCGCCCTGCAGAACCTCAGCGCCGGGAACTGGGTG TGGGCCACGTACATCCGCGCCGCGGTGCGCAAGGAGCGCGGGCTGCCGGTGCTCGTGGAGCTGCTGCAGTCGGAGACCGACAAGGTGGTGCGCGCCGTCGCCATCGCCCTGCGCAACCTCTCGCTCGACCGACGCAACAAGGACCTTATCG GGAGCTACGCCATGGCCGAGCTCGTGCGAAACGTGCGCAGCGCGCAGGCGCCCACCCGGCCCGGTGCCCGCCTGGAAGAGGATACAGTGGTGGCCGTGCTCAACACCATTCACGAGATCGTGTCCGACAGTCTGGACAACGCGCGCTCCCTGCTGCAAGCTCGCGGCGTGCCCGCGCTGGTGGCACTGGGCGCCTCCAG CCAATCGGCGCGCGAGGCGAAGGCCGCGTCGCACGTGCTGCAGACGGTGTGGAGCTACAAGGAGCTGCGAAGCGCCCTGCAGAAGGACGGCTGGAGCAAGGCGCGCTGGCAG TCAGCCGCTGCTAATGCCAGAGGCCCCAAGGCAGCCCCGAGTCCGGGAGGCTTGGACGACAGCACGCTGCCGCTGGTGGAAAAGAGCCTGG ACGGTGAGAAGCCAGGCGGCCAGGACATGATTCCCATGGAGGCACTCGGTCCAG ACGGCTACTCCACCATGGACAGGCGGGAGCGCAGGGCTCGAGGCAGTGACCCCGCGGGGGAGGCCTCTGAGAAGGAGCCGTTGAAA CCCGACCCCAGCAGGAAGGCTCCTCCGCCCGGGCCCAGCAGGCCTGCGGTCAGGCTGGTGGACGCTGTGGGGGACGCCAGGCCTCAGCCTGTCGACTCCTGGGTCTAG